The DNA region TTACTCTGTTTTCATTTTCATTGATGCTCCTTTCGCGGAATTCATGATGTCGAATTATCTCTTCACCCTTGCTCATAACTACCTCCTGTTTTGCTACTTCGCCACTTTAAAATTGTTTGTGAACCTGAGAAAGGTATACCCAAGCGTACCGGAAATCAGCGAACCGAAAAGGATTCCCAGTTTTGCATATGCAAGGTATTCCGGCATTCCTCTGTAAGCGAGACCAGCTATGAACATCGACATGGTAAAACCCATTCCGGCAAGGAATGCGCCTCCGAGGGCATGGCGCATCGTCATTTTTGAAGGGAGTTTGGCGATGCCGAGCTTTACCGAAATAAGTATAGAAAGAAGAACGCCGAAAAATTTTCCAACTATCAGACCGAAGAATACCCCAAGCGTAATGCCGCTGGAAAATCCGTTACCGATCGATTCCGGATCGATAATAATTCCGGCATTCGTGAATGCGAAGATCGGCATCACTACAAACGCCACAGGAAAAGTCAAATCGTAGTGGAGCCGATGCAACGGAGACTCCATCAGATACGCGTGGTTTTTAAGCATCTGAAGGAACGAGTGCCTTTTGATAGCCTGTTCCTCCCCGGTTGGCGGGACAGGCAGTTTATCTATGTCATCCTTGATTTCCATTATCCGGTTTGAAAGTTCGCCGATGTACTGAAGGAAATAAAACGGGTTGCTCTTGGGCTTCGACGGTATGGTAAAAGCAATAATAACGCCAGCCATTGTTGCATGTATGCCGGACTTGAGCATTGCGAACCAGAGGAAGGCGCCGAATGCTAGGTATGGGAGATAATTCCTTATGCCGATAAGATTGAAGGCTATCAGGAGGACTAGTATGACCGCACCTTTTGCGAGGTAGGCAAATGAAATCTCCTTTGCGTAAAAGATGGCGATTATCATGATCGCCCCCAGGTCGTCAACCACAGCGAGAGTAATCAGGAAAATGTAAAAAGACTTCGGGATCCTCTCCCCTAGGAGAGCGAGCACACCGATAACAAATGCGATATCGGTTGCTACGGGAATTGCCCAGCCCCTGTTGGCGGGAGCGTCCGAATTGAGTGTTGAAAAAATAATTGCCGGAAAGGCGATTCCGCCAAGCGCGGCAAAAACGGGGAGTGCCGCTTTGCGGGGGGATGAAAGTTCTCCGAAAAGGATCTCGCGTTTTATTTCAAGACCGACCATGAGGAAAAATATCCCCATCAGACCGTCGGAAACCCAGAGTTGCAACGTCTCTTTCATTTCCCAAGTGCCGACCTGGTAATGTATGTCCACATTAACGACTTGAAGATACAGCTCCGATAGCGGAGAATTCACGGCGATTATCGCAATGGTTGTGAATATGAAAAGGACTATGCCGCTTGCTTTCTTTTGGTGAATGAACGCTTCAACAGGCGTACGGATATTATAGAACGCCCGTTCAAAAGGAGCGTTGAACCTTCTCTCCCTGCCGGGAACCGAGGATGTAACCGTCATGGTATCATCCGCCTTCCGGTAAAGCCCTTGTTTACGAGGATCGATAATCTTGATTTGCCGCAGAACCTTGATGTTTCTACGGGTGCGGGCTAACCATTTTTATCGAAAATATCAGCTGTTTGCCTCGTTCAGAACAAAAACCTTTCTCTAATTATTTTACACTTTTTAAAGTTTTTGTGTAAGACAGATGAATTTTTCTGAACTGTTTGAACTGTAATATCGCAGGGGGTTTAAAAAGATGAAGCGGGGTTTCCATCACTTTTTAGTGACCATGGAGGCCTCTATTTTCTTAATATTATTAAGGAACCCCGCTTCTCTAGTGATAAGCCTACAAAAGTATTTTCCGTTTTAATAGTCTGGTAATATAAAAAAAATAATAGTAAACTGATTTGAAATTTATATTTTATAGATGGATCCGTAAATCCCAGGGGCGGGGAGAATAAATCCTGTTTTCCCTATCCGGCTTGGCAAATCCATCAGTCTGCATATTGGCCCAATATACAACCTGTACAATCAAGGAGCAAAAAGTGGAAAAGATCAATCTCAACAAGAGAGCGGAATTTAATACGGAGTTCAGACCCCAGATACTAAAGGTAGGCGCCAACTATAAAACCCCCCTAATATGCATGAATCCGGGCCAGGAGATACCGCCGCATCCAAGCGGGACAGGGGTTTTCTATTTTGTAAGCGGAAAAGGGGTAATGACCATCGATGGAGTTGCTCACGAAGTTGGCGCGGGTGATATGGTTTTTGTGGAAAAAGGGGAGAGCAGGGGAATTCTTGCCTTGGATCCGCTTACCGCATTTGCCGTACATATTACTGAATAGATTTCACTCTTTATAATTCAATCTCATAGCATCATAGTATAATGTGGAATGACACATTACGAAAAGCATGGTTAACCTGCTGATTTTTAAGAAATGAGAGTTCGTTGAGGAAAAATGAAGTCATTTTGTGATAAATTCTGTTTTGATGATAAATGATTTTGACAATTTTTGTTATTATATCTAATCTTTAGAACATAACAGAAACTCTATTTTTCGGGGGCGTTTTTTGAACGATTTGGCATCAATAGCTACGAAGTTTATCGAAAACTCCCATGATGGCTTCATCGTAGCCGATAAAACCGGAACGATTCTATTCGTTAACGGATCATTCTCCGAAATAACCGGCTATTCCGTGGATGAGGTGCTCGGTAAAAATCCGCGAATTCTGAAGTCTGGCAAGCACGACCAGGAATTTTATAAAAATATGTGGGGTAGCATAAATACAGACGGCTTCTGGAGTGGAGAAATATGGAACAAACGGAAGAATGGAGAAATCTATCCCCAGAGAGTGTCAATAAACATGGTGAAGGATTCTCAAAAAGCGCCCGGCATTTACTACGTAGCGATTTTTCACGATATCACCGAGTCGAAGAAGAGCGAGGACGAGTTTCGCCACAGGGCTTATCATGACCGTCTGACGGGGCTTCCAAACCGCCATCTGTTCTATGACAGGCTGAACCAGGCGATAGGGAGGGCGAGCCGTAATAAGAGCACATGCGCCGCGCTTTTCATAGATCTCGACAATTTCAAATACATCAACGATTCATTCGGGCACGATGTAGGCGATCTCCTGCTGAAGGAGATCGCGAACAGGCTCAAGCAGTGCGCGCGTGATGTTGATACCGTTTCTCGTATTGGCGGTGATGAATTTACGATCATCCTGGACACCCTGACAGACAAGGAAGAATCGGCCATAGTGGCAAAGAGGGTCTTGGCATCAATTTCGAAGGAACTCGGCATACACGAACAGGAACTGTATATCACCGTCAGCATCGGTATTGCCATATATCCTGAAAACGGCAAGGATGCCGCCGAGCTTGTGAAGAACGCCGATACAGCTATGTATCACGCTAAGGAGAAGGGTAAAAACGCCTATTTCTATTTTACCGACGCCCTGAACGTAAAGGCAAAAAAGAGGATGGAACTGGAGATAAATCTCCGCAAGGCGATAAACGAGCGGAAGCTGATCGCTTTCTACCAGCCGAAGCTCAATATAAATACCGGCAAGATAGTCGGCATGGAGGCCCTGTCGAGGTGGCCTATGGCGGATGGCAAATTCCTCTCCCCTGCGGAGTACATACCGGTTGCAGAGCAGACCGGCATGGTGATCGATATGGACAG from Nitrospinota bacterium includes:
- the nhaA gene encoding Na+/H+ antiporter NhaA, encoding MTVTSSVPGRERRFNAPFERAFYNIRTPVEAFIHQKKASGIVLFIFTTIAIIAVNSPLSELYLQVVNVDIHYQVGTWEMKETLQLWVSDGLMGIFFLMVGLEIKREILFGELSSPRKAALPVFAALGGIAFPAIIFSTLNSDAPANRGWAIPVATDIAFVIGVLALLGERIPKSFYIFLITLAVVDDLGAIMIIAIFYAKEISFAYLAKGAVILVLLIAFNLIGIRNYLPYLAFGAFLWFAMLKSGIHATMAGVIIAFTIPSKPKSNPFYFLQYIGELSNRIMEIKDDIDKLPVPPTGEEQAIKRHSFLQMLKNHAYLMESPLHRLHYDLTFPVAFVVMPIFAFTNAGIIIDPESIGNGFSSGITLGVFFGLIVGKFFGVLLSILISVKLGIAKLPSKMTMRHALGGAFLAGMGFTMSMFIAGLAYRGMPEYLAYAKLGILFGSLISGTLGYTFLRFTNNFKVAK
- a CDS encoding cupin domain-containing protein — translated: MEKINLNKRAEFNTEFRPQILKVGANYKTPLICMNPGQEIPPHPSGTGVFYFVSGKGVMTIDGVAHEVGAGDMVFVEKGESRGILALDPLTAFAVHITE
- a CDS encoding EAL domain-containing protein, with product MNDLASIATKFIENSHDGFIVADKTGTILFVNGSFSEITGYSVDEVLGKNPRILKSGKHDQEFYKNMWGSINTDGFWSGEIWNKRKNGEIYPQRVSINMVKDSQKAPGIYYVAIFHDITESKKSEDEFRHRAYHDRLTGLPNRHLFYDRLNQAIGRASRNKSTCAALFIDLDNFKYINDSFGHDVGDLLLKEIANRLKQCARDVDTVSRIGGDEFTIILDTLTDKEESAIVAKRVLASISKELGIHEQELYITVSIGIAIYPENGKDAAELVKNADTAMYHAKEKGKNAYFYFTDALNVKAKKRMELEINLRKAINERKLIAFYQPKLNINTGKIVGMEALSRWPMADGKFLSPAEYIPVAEQTGMVIDMDSLMFEKSCEFTKRLKEYIPSENGFKVSVNLSSLNFESKGLSASIFNIIKKYGLSPKDVELEVTETLIIRNIESTIQILNSLDSKGLKISIDDFGTGYSSLSYLTQFPFSTLKIDQSFVHNLATDANSRTIATAIISIAKGLNVEVIAEGVENKEQLDILLEMGCDQIQGYLFSRPLPEEEMVALMKENKTYFL